The genome window ATCACGCGCTTCAGAATCCAGTGGGCACCATTGGCAACCAACGACCCACTGACCCAAACtgtataaattttgagttgaaactTGGCCACGCCTTATCCACACACTCCCCCATTTCCAGACACAATCTTAAGAACATTAACAACAAACCCATCACACAGAATTCTCTTGGAAAGAGAAAAAACAGCAATGTCTATGGCATCCTCAATCCCCTATATCAAAATCCCAAAcacttcatcatcatcatcagcagCAGCATCTTCTACTTGTTGCAGACTGTGTACCACAGCCAAGCCTTATATTGTGACTATAAGGAGTTCTCAGTCTGAAGGTCCTTTGAGAAGACCTACGGCACCTTCCCCGCCGTCTCCTGTCAAGCCATTTCCTCCTTCACCGCCACCACCAACCACTCCTCCTCCTCAGTCTTCTTCTTCGCCTGCACCTGTGGGAGA of Gossypium raimondii isolate GPD5lz chromosome 3, ASM2569854v1, whole genome shotgun sequence contains these proteins:
- the LOC105797027 gene encoding light-harvesting complex-like protein OHP2, chloroplastic isoform X1, which gives rise to MSMASSIPYIKIPNTSSSSSAAASSTCCRLCTTAKPYIVTIRSSQSEGPLRRPTAPSPPSPVKPFPPSPPPPTTPPPQSSSSPAPVGDQNAISLEFQRQKAKELQDYFKQKKLEESNQGPFLGFIGKNEIGNGRWAMFGFAVGMLTEYATGSNFVDQVKIMLSNFGIIDLD
- the LOC105797027 gene encoding light-harvesting complex-like protein OHP2, chloroplastic isoform X2, whose translation is MSMASSIPYIKIPNTSSSSSAAASSTCCRLCTTAKPYIVTIRSSQSEGPLRRPTAPSPPSPVKPFPPSPPPPTTPPPQSSSSPAPVGDQNAISLEFQRQKAKELQDYFKQKKLEESNQGPFLGFIGKNEIGNGRDRRQILTYFY